Proteins encoded within one genomic window of Bacillus sp. F19:
- the tatA gene encoding twin-arginine translocase TatA/TatE family subunit — protein MFTNIGIPGLILILVIALIIFGPSKLPEIGRAFGHTLSEFKSATKGLVSGEDKEEVKVEEKKPEVISVDKKQDKPAV, from the coding sequence ATGTTCACAAATATTGGGATCCCCGGTTTGATCTTAATTTTGGTCATTGCCTTAATCATTTTTGGCCCTTCCAAATTGCCTGAGATCGGTCGAGCGTTTGGTCATACCCTAAGTGAATTTAAGAGTGCTACCAAAGGTCTAGTGTCCGGTGAAGATAAAGAAGAAGTGAAGGTTGAAGAAAAAAAGCCAGAGGTCATTTCTGTGGACAAAAAGCAGGACAAGCCTGCCGTTTAA
- a CDS encoding TetR/AcrR family transcriptional regulator, translating to MDGYLLRTEKKKEQIVRTTFDLLCTYGAKKMSISEVAKKANVSPVTIYNYFESKDQLIRSTLFYIMENRIAEYETILSQDIPFHEKMKKIMIDQEETAENLKINLLQSHLDDVTMKAHMDEFYRKRTLPFFKKLVEEGKKEGSIHPDISLESIIFYIQMFKEALAKPGFFQHTNSSMLRDLDHLLYYGLVGKSEMDN from the coding sequence ATGGATGGATACTTACTTCGTACGGAAAAGAAAAAAGAACAGATTGTAAGAACAACATTTGATTTGTTGTGTACATATGGAGCTAAAAAAATGAGTATTTCAGAGGTAGCCAAAAAAGCAAATGTATCACCTGTAACCATTTATAATTATTTTGAAAGTAAAGACCAATTGATTCGAAGTACCTTGTTTTATATCATGGAAAATAGGATAGCTGAGTATGAAACTATCCTATCGCAAGATATCCCTTTTCACGAGAAGATGAAAAAGATCATGATAGATCAAGAGGAAACAGCAGAGAATCTAAAAATAAACTTGCTACAAAGTCACTTGGACGATGTGACCATGAAAGCACATATGGATGAATTTTATCGAAAAAGAACACTTCCTTTTTTCAAAAAGCTAGTGGAAGAAGGAAAAAAGGAAGGTTCAATACATCCTGATATCTCACTAGAATCCATCATTTTCTATATTCAGATGTTTAAAGAAGCTTTAGCCAAACCAGGATTTTTTCAGCATACAAACTCATCCATGCTTCGTGATCTAGATCATCTGTTGTACTATGGGCTAGTTGGAAAATCAGAAATGGATAATTAA
- a CDS encoding cytochrome P450 encodes MGRKNRITSIGERKSIPGPRSLFGWKINMLRFYRNPFTYSRWLHDTYGNIVALGQGKKPSYVFAFGPEFNQQILTDPDLFQISSSLLNVPEESLLGKMFYNNLILMTGEKHKKHRRLMQPAFHRQQIVSYCNDMISLTHRLGDDWEKKPQIELNQEMKKLTQRIAVKTLFGFYNEEELDKMGEYIHKMTKSLLWVTLAPVNIPGTPYHQALRSAEQLDKHVRDMIEKKRSEANATDVLASLIQARDEDGSGLSNDELVGHTFTLYVAGHETTANALTWSIFLLSQHPEILSNLLEELDGTLKGSEPSLENLSSLSLLEGVIKESLRLLPPAGIGVRITSQSCELGGFTIPKGTNVFFNQMITHRLPELYDEPDRFKPERWSSIKRSPYEYLPFSAGQHMCIGWNFATQEMKVVLAVLLQRFRFAMIPNSKITPNMMMRPIHGIPMHVVPQDGQFSRVPVRGAINQYIDLPF; translated from the coding sequence ATGGGAAGGAAAAATCGTATTACTAGTATAGGGGAGAGAAAAAGTATTCCTGGACCACGATCTTTATTTGGATGGAAAATTAATATGTTGCGTTTTTATCGTAACCCATTTACCTATTCCCGCTGGTTACATGATACGTATGGAAATATTGTTGCACTGGGACAAGGAAAGAAACCATCCTATGTATTTGCCTTTGGTCCAGAGTTTAATCAACAGATTCTAACAGATCCAGATCTGTTTCAAATTAGTTCTTCTCTACTTAATGTACCAGAAGAATCTCTACTTGGAAAAATGTTTTATAACAATTTAATTTTAATGACAGGAGAAAAACACAAAAAACATCGTCGTCTGATGCAACCTGCTTTCCATCGTCAGCAAATTGTATCTTATTGCAACGATATGATTTCTCTAACTCATCGGCTTGGGGATGACTGGGAAAAGAAACCTCAAATTGAATTAAACCAAGAGATGAAAAAGTTGACACAACGTATTGCTGTTAAAACTTTATTTGGATTTTATAACGAAGAAGAATTAGATAAAATGGGTGAGTATATTCATAAGATGACAAAATCTCTCCTATGGGTTACCCTTGCTCCTGTTAATATTCCAGGAACTCCTTATCATCAAGCCTTGCGGAGTGCTGAGCAACTAGATAAGCATGTTCGAGACATGATAGAAAAAAAGCGATCAGAGGCAAACGCAACCGATGTACTTGCATCGTTGATTCAAGCTCGCGATGAAGACGGTTCTGGGCTAAGTAACGATGAACTAGTTGGACATACTTTTACTTTGTATGTCGCAGGTCACGAAACAACAGCAAATGCACTTACTTGGTCTATTTTTCTACTAAGCCAGCATCCTGAGATCCTGTCTAATCTTTTAGAAGAATTAGATGGTACATTAAAAGGTAGCGAACCATCTCTTGAAAATTTATCTTCTTTATCGTTGTTAGAAGGTGTCATAAAAGAAAGCCTACGACTCTTGCCACCTGCCGGAATAGGCGTAAGAATTACTTCTCAATCCTGTGAATTAGGTGGTTTTACGATTCCCAAAGGAACTAATGTTTTCTTCAACCAGATGATTACACATCGACTACCTGAACTTTATGATGAACCTGATCGTTTCAAACCAGAGCGCTGGAGTTCTATTAAGCGATCACCATACGAATATCTCCCATTTAGTGCTGGACAACACATGTGTATCGGTTGGAATTTTGCTACACAAGAAATGAAAGTAGTACTTGCAGTACTTCTGCAGCGGTTTCGTTTTGCAATGATTCCCAATTCAAAGATTACTCCCAATATGATGATGCGACCCATTCATGGAATACCTATGCATGTTGTTCCACAAGATGGTCAGTTCAGTAGAGTTCCTGTCCGTGGGGCAATTAACCAATATATTGATTTACCATTCTAG
- a CDS encoding NAD(P)/FAD-dependent oxidoreductase, producing the protein MKNTYECIIIGAGIAGLQAAIQLGRYNRRVLVIDSGSGRSSLCRCYHNILGWPEGVSGKTLRELGKVQAERSGVHFLNGYVTSVSKADSIFHVKTENGERHEAMRILIATGLTDRLPHIPNLYPCLGISIYVCPDCDGYEVQEKKTLVLGSGTSGANMALTLTYWTKDLTYINHEKEYLPEDIKMKLREKGIGCVDEAIDSVLVNGTSAFTGVQLSDGRKIYGDRAFAAFGGNTVHSELAGMLGAERLENKHVVVNPRTKETSVKHVWAAGDVGVHSEQVTIAMGDGCQAAIWIHKSLL; encoded by the coding sequence ATGAAAAATACATACGAATGCATTATAATCGGCGCAGGTATTGCAGGTCTTCAGGCTGCTATACAGCTTGGGCGCTATAATCGCAGGGTACTGGTAATTGATTCAGGTTCAGGCCGTTCTTCTCTATGCAGGTGCTACCATAATATTTTAGGATGGCCTGAGGGCGTATCCGGAAAAACGCTTCGGGAGCTTGGTAAAGTTCAGGCAGAACGGTCAGGTGTTCATTTTTTAAATGGGTATGTAACAAGTGTCAGTAAAGCTGATTCTATCTTTCATGTGAAGACAGAAAATGGTGAGAGGCATGAGGCGATGAGAATTTTAATTGCAACCGGCTTAACTGATCGCCTGCCTCACATACCTAATTTGTACCCTTGTCTTGGGATAAGTATTTATGTTTGCCCTGACTGTGACGGCTATGAGGTGCAGGAAAAAAAAACCTTGGTGCTCGGATCAGGGACTTCTGGAGCAAATATGGCTCTCACTCTTACATATTGGACAAAAGATCTTACCTATATCAATCATGAAAAAGAGTATTTGCCTGAGGATATAAAAATGAAATTGCGTGAAAAAGGAATTGGCTGCGTGGATGAAGCTATTGATTCTGTGTTAGTAAATGGAACTTCTGCGTTTACAGGTGTTCAGCTCTCTGATGGAAGAAAGATATACGGTGACCGTGCATTTGCTGCGTTTGGAGGCAATACTGTTCATTCTGAATTGGCAGGAATGCTCGGAGCAGAAAGACTGGAGAACAAGCATGTGGTGGTGAATCCAAGGACTAAAGAGACAAGTGTCAAGCATGTCTGGGCTGCAGGAGATGTCGGAGTTCATTCCGAACAGGTTACGATTGCCATGGGAGACGGCTGTCAGGCCGCAATTTGGATTCACAAGAGTTTGCTTTAG
- a CDS encoding UDPGP type 1 family protein, which yields MEKYQLVKEKINKYGQGHLLSFYEELNQVEKDSLLNQLSEIDFKEIEIASQKLSNPCNKSKHKITPIESESVQNLTDSEIRMYKEQGFKLLKEKKVAVVLLAGGQGTRLGHDGPKGTISIDSSSQMSLFALQAERLRKLEEQTNTIIPWYIMTSPINDKETKKFFSKNNYFNCNPNQIFFFQQGLIPSLTPQGKIILESKSKIFMAPNGNGGVFASMKSSGVLKELKMKGIQWVFFNNIDNALVQVADPLFIGFADKKGSEVSSKSVEKREPDEKVGVLCLSNGKPAVIEYSEMSKEECEDKNFNNSNIGIHLFRLSFLEKTVDVNLPYHFAHKIIPSTNENGQTIKTNKPNGYKLERFYFDIFQYAESMSILQVLREKEFAPIKNRIGKDSLESAKKMLLSQ from the coding sequence TTGGAAAAATATCAGTTGGTAAAAGAAAAAATAAATAAATACGGACAAGGCCATCTCCTTTCCTTTTATGAAGAGTTAAATCAAGTAGAGAAAGATTCATTACTTAATCAATTAAGTGAAATTGATTTCAAGGAAATAGAAATTGCATCCCAAAAATTATCTAATCCATGCAACAAAAGTAAGCATAAAATTACCCCAATCGAATCTGAATCCGTCCAAAATCTTACCGATTCAGAAATAAGAATGTATAAGGAACAAGGATTTAAACTTTTGAAAGAAAAGAAAGTAGCAGTTGTACTATTAGCAGGAGGACAGGGCACTCGGCTTGGTCATGATGGACCAAAAGGTACCATAAGTATTGACAGTTCATCTCAAATGTCTCTGTTTGCATTGCAGGCTGAAAGACTACGAAAACTAGAGGAACAAACAAATACGATAATACCTTGGTATATTATGACTAGCCCGATAAATGATAAGGAAACAAAGAAATTTTTCAGCAAAAATAATTATTTTAATTGTAATCCAAACCAAATCTTTTTCTTTCAACAAGGACTTATTCCTTCATTGACACCTCAAGGTAAAATTATTCTGGAGAGTAAGTCGAAAATCTTTATGGCACCCAACGGAAACGGAGGGGTATTTGCTTCAATGAAGTCAAGCGGGGTGCTTAAGGAACTAAAAATGAAGGGTATACAGTGGGTTTTTTTCAATAATATTGATAATGCTCTCGTTCAAGTTGCAGATCCCTTGTTTATTGGGTTCGCGGATAAAAAAGGGTCTGAGGTATCAAGTAAATCCGTTGAAAAGAGAGAACCAGATGAAAAAGTAGGAGTATTATGTTTATCCAACGGAAAACCTGCTGTTATTGAATATTCTGAAATGAGTAAAGAAGAATGTGAGGATAAAAACTTTAATAATTCTAACATTGGAATCCATCTTTTTCGTCTTTCATTCCTTGAGAAAACTGTTGATGTTAATCTTCCTTATCACTTTGCTCATAAGATTATCCCCTCAACCAATGAAAATGGTCAAACGATTAAAACTAACAAACCAAATGGATACAAGCTCGAAAGATTTTATTTCGATATTTTTCAATATGCTGAGAGCATGTCTATATTACAAGTGCTAAGAGAAAAGGAATTTGCACCTATAAAAAACCGAATTGGAAAAGACAGCTTGGAAAGTGCAAAAAAAATGCTATTAAGTCAATAA
- a CDS encoding alkaline phosphatase D family protein, giving the protein MMNLDHLKSGEMDRRSFLSTTSRLAVLSLGLTISSSLVGNRSVEAAPQFKDYPFTLGVASGEPLPDGIVLWTRLAPDPLNGGGMKSHDVPVRWEVALDESFKHVVKHGVEYARPELGHSIHVEVEGLESNHVYYYRFKSGPDISPIGRTKTTPAFGEDVAKMTFAFASCQHYQEGYFTAYRHMAKEDLDLVVHLGDYIYEAGPMDNAIRKHNGPEIITLDDYRNRYALYKSDADLRAAHEAFPWLVSMDDHEVENNWAGGIPEQGQSVEDFVLRRAAAFQAFYEHMPLRRSALPNGASMQLYRRLSYGKLIDFHALDTRQYRDDQANGDGFKPPSSESMDPKRTMIGAEQERWLLKGLGSSKAAWNVLAQQVYFSYRDYSPAEDELFNMDTWDGYPASRERILDFVQKKGIFNFVVLTGDVHQHWASEIKASKDPESETIGVEFVGSSITSGFDGTDEATGIFKRILAANPQIKFFNNQRGYVRCTVTPDNWQSDYMVLPYVSRPDAPISTRVSFLAENGKPGLTKIYDALVTTP; this is encoded by the coding sequence ATGATGAATCTAGACCACCTGAAATCTGGTGAGATGGACCGCCGGAGTTTTCTCAGTACTACAAGCAGGTTAGCCGTTCTATCCTTAGGATTGACGATCTCGAGTTCCCTTGTAGGAAACCGTTCAGTAGAAGCTGCGCCCCAATTTAAAGATTATCCGTTCACCTTAGGAGTCGCATCCGGTGAACCGCTTCCGGACGGAATCGTACTATGGACCCGATTGGCCCCTGACCCGCTTAATGGCGGTGGAATGAAGTCCCATGACGTTCCTGTAAGATGGGAAGTCGCTCTTGATGAAAGCTTTAAGCATGTTGTCAAGCATGGTGTGGAATATGCTAGACCGGAACTAGGTCACTCTATTCATGTGGAAGTGGAAGGCTTGGAGTCGAACCATGTGTACTATTACCGCTTTAAATCCGGTCCGGATATTAGCCCTATCGGCCGCACCAAGACCACACCGGCCTTTGGGGAAGATGTGGCGAAAATGACATTTGCTTTCGCCTCCTGCCAGCATTACCAAGAAGGCTACTTTACCGCTTATCGCCATATGGCAAAAGAAGACTTAGACTTAGTCGTTCATTTGGGAGACTATATTTACGAGGCTGGTCCTATGGACAATGCAATCCGAAAGCATAACGGACCGGAGATTATCACGCTGGACGATTACCGCAACAGGTATGCGCTTTACAAGAGCGATGCCGATTTAAGGGCAGCCCATGAGGCATTCCCTTGGCTGGTTTCGATGGACGATCATGAAGTGGAAAATAACTGGGCCGGCGGTATTCCTGAACAAGGCCAGTCCGTAGAAGACTTTGTTCTCCGTCGGGCCGCTGCTTTCCAAGCCTTCTATGAGCACATGCCCCTGCGGCGCAGCGCTCTTCCGAATGGGGCAAGCATGCAACTGTATAGGCGGCTCTCCTACGGCAAGTTAATCGATTTTCATGCCCTCGACACCCGCCAATACCGGGATGATCAGGCCAACGGAGACGGTTTCAAGCCGCCTTCATCCGAGTCCATGGATCCGAAACGGACGATGATCGGTGCTGAACAAGAGCGATGGCTGCTGAAAGGGCTGGGCAGCTCGAAAGCGGCATGGAATGTTCTGGCGCAGCAGGTCTACTTTTCCTATCGGGATTATAGTCCGGCGGAAGATGAACTTTTCAACATGGATACTTGGGACGGCTATCCCGCTTCCCGCGAACGCATCCTCGATTTTGTGCAAAAGAAGGGGATTTTCAATTTTGTCGTGCTCACCGGGGATGTCCATCAACACTGGGCCAGCGAAATTAAAGCGTCCAAGGATCCAGAGTCGGAAACAATCGGCGTGGAATTTGTCGGCTCATCCATCACCTCCGGCTTTGACGGCACCGATGAAGCTACAGGAATCTTCAAACGAATTTTAGCTGCCAATCCGCAGATTAAATTTTTTAATAACCAGCGCGGTTATGTACGTTGTACCGTAACCCCCGATAACTGGCAGAGCGACTACATGGTGCTTCCTTACGTAAGCAGACCGGATGCGCCGATTTCAACACGGGTTTCCTTCTTGGCGGAAAACGGAAAGCCGGGCTTAACGAAGATTTATGATGCCCTGGTTACAACTCCGTAA
- a CDS encoding acyltransferase: protein MSAQSTGATSEKSRNYIFEIHFLRAFACIAVVGVHVTATHYYANEQTWHWFTYFLNQLGRFGTTTFAVISGFLLFYQVKRKGFEMGSFLKSRFSKILIPFLIWSLVYRVLTYYYDKQAVGDLWEELKKILMGESFYHLYFVAIVVQFYFIFPFIQKLFRTKTLMLVFAFMALIISYKLFGFNPGIEGAFGEFLASKTFMPIWVFYFAFGGVLAYFWEEIVRFATKRPWQMLALALIISAGAVVEYKVTGQVSNRRLTNLINIPLLCIATIGIYPLLSKWRVINKPLKLIGQYSMGIYLIHPMILYLFANHMPKDYWTVANVPLMFLAVMLIAVLFIRLLQFIPLSGFIIPVPKIKKSKRTVQSEFVENKVQKSA, encoded by the coding sequence ATGTCTGCTCAGTCAACAGGTGCAACGAGTGAAAAAAGCAGAAATTACATTTTTGAGATTCATTTTTTAAGGGCATTTGCCTGCATCGCAGTAGTAGGAGTACATGTAACTGCGACACATTATTATGCTAATGAACAAACATGGCACTGGTTTACGTATTTTCTTAATCAGTTAGGCAGGTTTGGTACTACGACATTCGCTGTCATCAGCGGTTTTCTCCTTTTTTACCAGGTAAAGAGGAAGGGCTTTGAAATGGGAAGCTTTCTCAAATCACGCTTTTCTAAAATATTGATACCTTTTCTGATCTGGAGCTTGGTATACCGTGTTCTTACTTACTATTATGATAAACAGGCCGTCGGAGATCTTTGGGAAGAATTAAAGAAGATTCTGATGGGAGAATCTTTTTATCATCTCTATTTTGTTGCCATTGTTGTTCAGTTTTATTTTATTTTCCCTTTTATACAAAAGCTGTTTCGGACAAAGACGCTAATGCTTGTTTTTGCATTTATGGCTCTCATAATCAGTTATAAATTATTTGGATTTAACCCGGGAATAGAAGGGGCTTTTGGAGAGTTTTTAGCCAGTAAAACATTTATGCCGATCTGGGTGTTTTATTTTGCATTTGGCGGTGTACTAGCTTACTTTTGGGAAGAAATTGTCCGTTTTGCAACAAAACGTCCTTGGCAAATGCTTGCTCTTGCTCTGATTATTTCTGCAGGAGCAGTTGTAGAGTACAAGGTTACTGGACAAGTATCAAACCGGAGGCTGACAAATTTGATCAACATTCCGCTCCTATGTATTGCTACAATAGGCATTTATCCTCTGCTGTCGAAGTGGAGAGTGATTAATAAACCACTGAAGCTAATTGGGCAATATTCAATGGGTATTTATCTCATTCATCCGATGATCTTGTATCTATTTGCGAATCATATGCCGAAAGATTATTGGACAGTAGCAAATGTACCTCTGATGTTTTTAGCGGTCATGCTGATTGCAGTCTTGTTTATCCGGCTCCTGCAATTTATACCGCTTAGCGGCTTTATTATACCTGTACCGAAAATCAAAAAATCAAAGCGTACTGTTCAGTCAGAATTTGTTGAGAATAAAGTACAGAAGTCTGCATAA
- a CDS encoding beta-lactamase family protein: MKIRSQITFASLALLITGSSLLYTSPTSIVKVEPTQNVSSSLQTSTQRDHNSVKQAMRDTLQLGFPGILAKTSEDGKTWGYAAGVANLSTKKPMKTDFRFRIGSVTKTFTATVVLQLAGENRLNLDDSIEKWLPGVIQGNGYNGKQITIRQILNHTSGIAEYSRSKDADFMDTKKSYSAEELVKMGISLPPDFVPGKGWSYSNTGYVLLGILIEKVTGNSYAEEIENRIIEPLELSDTFLPGNSSVIPGTKHARGYSQPDEASEIKDVTYYNPSAGSSAGDMISTADDLNKFFSSLLGGKLLKEQQLKQMLTTVPTGRAGIDGYGLGIFETKLSNGVSIWGHTGGILGFSTIAGGTLGGKHTLVVSLNSLGRDNSPNPFKNILLAEFSK; this comes from the coding sequence ATGAAAATACGTAGTCAAATTACATTTGCAAGTCTGGCCCTATTAATAACTGGAAGTTCCCTGCTATACACATCGCCAACCTCAATTGTAAAAGTAGAGCCCACTCAAAATGTATCTAGTTCGTTACAAACAAGCACTCAACGAGATCATAATTCCGTCAAGCAAGCAATGCGGGATACATTGCAACTTGGATTCCCAGGGATACTTGCTAAAACTTCTGAGGATGGAAAAACGTGGGGTTATGCCGCTGGGGTAGCGAATCTGAGCACCAAGAAACCAATGAAAACAGATTTTCGCTTTCGCATTGGCAGCGTGACGAAGACGTTCACCGCAACGGTTGTACTTCAATTAGCTGGAGAGAACCGCTTGAATCTAGACGACTCCATCGAAAAGTGGTTGCCTGGTGTCATTCAAGGAAACGGATATAATGGTAAACAGATTACCATCCGGCAGATATTGAACCATACAAGTGGTATCGCTGAATACTCAAGGTCAAAAGACGCTGATTTTATGGATACAAAAAAATCGTATTCGGCTGAAGAACTAGTGAAGATGGGGATTTCTCTGCCCCCAGACTTTGTCCCAGGAAAGGGCTGGTCTTATTCAAACACAGGATACGTATTACTGGGTATTCTTATTGAAAAAGTAACCGGAAACAGCTACGCGGAAGAGATTGAAAATCGGATTATTGAACCGCTTGAATTGTCGGATACATTCCTACCTGGCAATTCAAGCGTTATTCCAGGCACCAAGCATGCTCGGGGATATTCCCAACCAGACGAAGCAAGTGAGATAAAAGACGTTACTTATTATAACCCAAGTGCAGGTAGCTCGGCTGGAGATATGATTTCTACTGCTGACGACTTAAATAAATTCTTCTCTTCCTTGCTCGGTGGCAAATTACTGAAGGAACAGCAACTAAAACAAATGCTTACTACAGTTCCTACAGGAAGAGCAGGAATTGATGGATATGGTCTTGGAATCTTTGAAACTAAGCTTTCAAACGGTGTCTCGATATGGGGACACACAGGTGGCATTCTAGGGTTTTCTACTATTGCTGGAGGTACACTTGGAGGCAAGCATACGCTGGTCGTCAGTTTGAACAGTTTGGGTAGAGATAACAGTCCTAATCCTTTTAAAAATATTTTACTTGCTGAATTTAGCAAGTAG
- a CDS encoding helix-turn-helix domain-containing protein — MSWFGLGKKRSRFGKYLDKNSITQQEIAKESGVSKSTISRLCDPEEFEPSIKNAKKIIKSLRKHDSNIDYTDFWDM; from the coding sequence ATGAGTTGGTTTGGTTTAGGAAAAAAACGTTCGAGGTTCGGTAAATACCTTGATAAAAATTCTATTACACAGCAGGAAATAGCAAAGGAAAGTGGAGTTAGCAAAAGTACTATTAGTCGGCTATGTGATCCAGAAGAGTTTGAACCGAGCATAAAAAATGCAAAGAAAATTATCAAATCATTAAGGAAACATGATTCTAACATTGATTACACAGACTTTTGGGATATGTAG
- a CDS encoding LacI family DNA-binding transcriptional regulator, translating into MTNINDIARLAGVSVSTVSRVLNNYKYVASDKRESVLKVIEEMNYTPNKNAIDLIRGETRTIGVILPYNNNPAFDQILNGILNKALENDFLITVLPSNYSKEKELEYLQKLKSKLYDGIIITSRANDWETIIPYSDYGSIVSCEYTQHKEIGCSYMDRYSSYLDAFQLLKNKGHNAIAFTTARLESNSTKQMIDAYTEIFGELQPEYHISACHCLEDGYEAARQFLHLPKRPTAIYANGDEVAGGMYLFAKSQQLKIPTDLAIIGQENQPIGMGMGISTVDHQLTKIGEQACSLVIKKSREKIKIPYRIVERDSV; encoded by the coding sequence ATGACAAATATTAACGATATCGCAAGATTAGCAGGTGTATCCGTCTCCACTGTGTCTAGAGTCCTTAACAATTATAAGTATGTTGCTAGTGATAAAAGAGAATCTGTTCTTAAAGTTATTGAAGAAATGAACTATACACCAAATAAAAATGCAATTGATTTAATTCGAGGAGAAACAAGAACAATAGGTGTTATTCTCCCATATAACAACAATCCAGCATTTGATCAAATATTAAACGGTATACTGAACAAGGCATTAGAGAATGATTTTTTGATTACGGTACTTCCTTCAAATTATAGTAAAGAAAAAGAATTGGAGTATTTGCAAAAATTAAAAAGCAAGCTGTATGATGGCATCATCATCACTTCAAGAGCAAATGATTGGGAAACGATCATTCCGTATAGCGATTATGGTTCAATCGTATCTTGTGAATATACGCAGCACAAGGAAATTGGATGTTCCTATATGGACCGCTATTCTTCTTATCTAGATGCCTTTCAATTATTAAAAAACAAAGGGCATAATGCGATAGCTTTTACAACTGCTAGACTAGAAAGTAATAGCACGAAGCAAATGATTGATGCTTATACTGAGATTTTTGGTGAACTTCAACCTGAATATCATATTTCAGCATGTCACTGCTTAGAAGACGGATATGAAGCAGCAAGGCAATTCCTGCATTTACCGAAAAGACCAACAGCTATCTATGCGAATGGAGATGAAGTGGCTGGTGGTATGTATTTATTTGCTAAGTCTCAACAATTGAAAATCCCTACTGATTTAGCAATCATTGGTCAAGAAAATCAACCAATTGGTATGGGTATGGGTATTTCTACAGTGGATCACCAGTTAACGAAAATCGGTGAACAAGCTTGTAGCCTAGTGATAAAAAAATCAAGAGAAAAAATTAAAATACCTTATCGCATTGTGGAAAGAGATTCTGTTTAA